A window from Methanobrevibacter sp. encodes these proteins:
- a CDS encoding valine--tRNA ligase, which yields MANEEIPKDYDFKKEKVWEKKWEDEDIYKYIGDGSRPRYIIDTPPPYPTGLIHLGHVLNWVYIDMNARYRRLKGHDVLFPQGWDCHGLPTEVKVEETHGIKKNDVSRAVFRQYCVDLTTENIASMKSQMKAMGFSQDWNREFVTMTPEYMRRTQYSFLKMYDEGLIYQGIHPVNWCPRCETAIAFAEVEYSDNTTFLNYVNFPPAVEDSYDDIVSSQTSGKQADSKTEGILIATTRPELMSACVAVVIHPEDERYAHLLGKYVEVPLSHQKVKIIADEEVDPEFGTGAVMICTFGDKTDVSWVNKYDLEIIDAIDETGTLTSAAGRYEGMDLQSCKKQTIEDLDAEGYLLKQEQVEQNVGQCWRCKTPIEILVKKQWFVAVRDLIEKTKDAADEMNWVPEHMKSRMLNWADSMEWDWCISRQRIFATPIPVWYCKDCGKVILPDAEDLPIDPTQDKPKHPCECGCEEFIPEEDVLDTWMDSSISPLSIAGWPDEDYVNHFPSNIRPQGHDIIRTWAFYTTLRCLALTNQKPFSDIVINGMVFGEDGYKMSKSRGNVIGPEEVIEKYGADALRTWAANSVPGSDVIFDWKEIKHGYRFLRKFWNAFRFISMHIFDEEVSYGDVKGNLDPLDLWILSKLNNLNKIVDEAFSEYNYAETISSIEKFFWHDFCDEYIESVKYRLYTDVPDESRRAAKYTLRCVVETSLKLLSPIVPFFVEEVYQYFDNQSIHAASWPEVNEELINEDMETKGETTVELIDEVRRFKSASKIPLNAELSEVNVYTSDEDLVDVFNQFEDDIKGTLKINNLEISSGKPEVHEKIIEIEPDMSQIGPKFKGDAGKIIGYLKSNSIDEIAAVLDESHELSIGEIVVPESMLNIKREVVGASGKKVDILQSDNLDMIVEVIR from the coding sequence ATGGCAAATGAAGAAATCCCAAAAGACTATGATTTTAAAAAAGAGAAGGTATGGGAGAAAAAATGGGAAGATGAGGACATCTACAAATACATTGGAGATGGATCCCGTCCCAGATACATAATTGATACTCCCCCACCATACCCAACAGGACTTATTCACTTAGGGCATGTTTTAAATTGGGTTTATATTGATATGAACGCAAGATACAGAAGATTAAAAGGACATGATGTATTGTTCCCACAGGGATGGGATTGTCACGGCCTTCCAACCGAAGTAAAAGTTGAAGAAACTCATGGAATTAAGAAAAATGATGTTTCAAGAGCAGTATTCAGACAATATTGTGTTGATTTGACTACTGAAAATATTGCAAGCATGAAATCACAAATGAAGGCTATGGGTTTTTCACAGGACTGGAATCGTGAATTTGTTACAATGACTCCTGAATATATGAGAAGAACTCAATATTCATTTTTAAAAATGTATGATGAAGGGCTGATTTATCAGGGCATTCACCCTGTAAACTGGTGTCCTCGTTGTGAGACAGCTATTGCATTTGCAGAAGTCGAATACAGTGATAATACCACATTCTTAAATTATGTAAACTTCCCTCCAGCTGTTGAAGATTCTTATGATGATATTGTATCTTCACAAACATCAGGAAAGCAGGCGGACTCTAAAACTGAAGGTATTTTAATTGCCACTACAAGACCGGAATTGATGTCTGCTTGTGTGGCTGTTGTAATTCACCCGGAAGATGAAAGATACGCCCACCTTTTAGGCAAATATGTGGAAGTTCCTCTTTCTCATCAAAAAGTAAAAATCATTGCAGATGAAGAAGTGGACCCTGAATTTGGTACAGGTGCAGTAATGATTTGTACTTTTGGGGATAAAACTGACGTAAGTTGGGTAAATAAATATGACCTTGAAATCATTGATGCAATTGATGAAACCGGTACATTGACATCTGCAGCCGGAAGATATGAAGGAATGGATTTGCAGTCTTGTAAAAAACAGACTATTGAAGATTTGGATGCTGAAGGCTACTTATTAAAACAAGAACAAGTAGAGCAAAATGTAGGTCAATGCTGGAGATGCAAAACTCCTATTGAAATTCTTGTTAAAAAACAATGGTTTGTAGCTGTAAGGGATTTGATTGAAAAGACTAAGGACGCGGCAGATGAAATGAACTGGGTGCCTGAACACATGAAATCCCGTATGTTAAACTGGGCAGATTCAATGGAATGGGACTGGTGTATTTCAAGACAAAGAATATTTGCAACTCCGATTCCAGTATGGTATTGTAAAGACTGTGGAAAAGTAATATTGCCTGATGCTGAAGATTTGCCGATTGACCCAACACAGGATAAACCAAAACACCCTTGTGAATGCGGATGTGAGGAATTTATACCTGAAGAAGATGTTTTAGACACCTGGATGGATTCATCCATTTCCCCATTGTCTATTGCAGGATGGCCTGATGAAGATTATGTCAACCACTTTCCTTCCAATATACGTCCACAAGGACACGATATTATCCGTACATGGGCATTTTACACAACCCTCAGATGTTTGGCATTAACAAATCAAAAACCATTCAGCGATATTGTAATTAATGGTATGGTATTTGGTGAAGACGGATATAAAATGAGTAAGTCCAGAGGAAATGTAATCGGACCGGAAGAGGTAATTGAGAAATACGGTGCTGATGCTCTTAGAACATGGGCTGCAAACAGCGTACCTGGATCTGATGTAATCTTTGACTGGAAAGAAATAAAACACGGATACAGATTCTTGAGAAAATTCTGGAATGCATTCAGATTCATCAGTATGCATATTTTTGATGAAGAGGTATCTTACGGAGACGTTAAAGGCAACTTGGACCCGTTAGATTTATGGATTTTATCTAAACTTAACAACTTAAATAAGATTGTTGATGAGGCATTTTCTGAATACAACTATGCAGAAACTATCAGTTCTATTGAAAAGTTCTTCTGGCATGATTTCTGTGACGAATACATAGAATCTGTAAAATATAGATTGTATACTGATGTTCCAGATGAATCTAGAAGGGCTGCAAAATACACTCTAAGATGCGTTGTTGAAACCTCTTTAAAATTACTCTCTCCTATTGTTCCATTCTTTGTGGAGGAAGTATATCAATACTTCGACAACCAATCTATTCATGCTGCTTCATGGCCTGAAGTAAATGAAGAATTAATCAATGAAGATATGGAAACTAAAGGTGAAACTACAGTTGAATTGATTGATGAAGTAAGAAGATTTAAATCAGCTTCGAAAATACCGTTAAATGCTGAACTTAGCGAAGTAAATGTATATACTTCCGATGAGGATTTAGTTGATGTATTTAATCAATTTGAAGATGATATTAAAGGTACTTTAAAAATCAACAATCTGGAAATTAGTTCCGGAAAACCGGAAGTTCATGAAAAAATCATTGAAATAGAACCTGACATGTCTCAAATAGGACCTAAATTCAAAGGGGATGCTGGTAAAATTATTGGTTATTTAAAATCTAACAGTATTGATGAAATTGCCGCTGTTTTAGATGAATCTCATGAACTTTCAATTGGTGAAATTGTAGTGCCTGAAAGCATGTTGAATATCAAAAGAGAGGTTGTAGGTGCATCCGGTAAGAAAGTTGATATCCTACAGTCTGATAATTTGGATATGATTGTTGAAGTAATTAGATAA
- a CDS encoding PH domain-containing protein, producing the protein MGFLDKVVGHAEVGGDTSYVEEYLAPGEEIIQSFHFVRDAIILTNYGIYTIDVQGISGKKVEVKFFPKNTIRTISFETAGTLDFDVDIKIGVSNNPVVLIEGGSMNVPISFKVPRAQTEEAKQVIHLVKEHYLL; encoded by the coding sequence ATGGGATTTTTAGATAAAGTAGTTGGCCATGCCGAAGTAGGTGGAGACACCTCATATGTAGAAGAATACCTCGCTCCAGGCGAAGAAATCATTCAGTCATTCCATTTTGTAAGAGATGCCATCATCTTAACCAATTATGGAATATATACTATAGATGTTCAAGGCATTAGTGGCAAAAAGGTAGAAGTTAAATTTTTCCCAAAAAATACAATTAGAACTATTTCTTTTGAAACTGCAGGAACACTTGACTTTGATGTAGATATTAAAATTGGTGTGAGCAACAATCCAGTAGTATTGATTGAAGGCGGATCAATGAACGTGCCGATTTCATTTAAAGTTCCAAGAGCCCAAACAGAAGAAGCAAAACAAGTTATTCATTTAGTAAAAGAACATTATTTATTATGA
- the aroA gene encoding 3-phosphoshikimate 1-carboxyvinyltransferase produces the protein MILRVKNISDIGGEVKAPPSKSYSHRAVILASLARGTSRLYDMLYSEDTFASIRICKALGAKITKNEGYLEVTGTGGKLHNSCDGPIDLANSGTTLRLMTSVSALSDNEVILTGDESLQTRPMGLLIDALKPLGIEVNSLKNNEKAPILIKPGFYGGETNIMGNVSSQFISSILISSPLSKHGVGLYVLQEFKSKPYVDMTLEIMGKFGVKLNKSRHLKHETCNKEYQTCRIDEFKITKQDYVACDYTVEGDYSSASYLLALIAIHGGKAKIKNLFRNSKQGDKYILNILQKMGATVIYGEDYVEIASNGNLKAIDVDLSNAPDLLITVAVLAALAEGTTNITGVAHARVKETDRIDTTCRELEKLGCRLEEHEDGMSITGGVSSGIVDSHGDHRLAMAFSLIGLKHDIEITDGEVFDVSFPNFIESMAKLGFELELVE, from the coding sequence ATGATTCTTAGGGTAAAGAATATTTCAGATATAGGTGGTGAGGTTAAAGCACCTCCATCTAAAAGTTACTCACACAGAGCAGTGATTTTAGCCAGTCTGGCCAGAGGAACTTCAAGATTGTATGACATGTTATATTCTGAAGATACTTTTGCATCAATTAGGATTTGCAAAGCATTAGGGGCTAAAATAACTAAAAATGAAGGTTATCTGGAAGTTACTGGAACTGGAGGTAAACTCCACAATTCCTGTGATGGGCCAATTGATTTGGCAAATTCGGGAACTACGTTAAGGCTAATGACATCGGTATCTGCATTAAGTGATAATGAAGTTATTTTAACAGGTGATGAATCTCTTCAAACAAGGCCTATGGGACTTTTGATTGATGCTTTAAAACCTTTGGGGATTGAAGTGAATTCTTTAAAAAATAATGAAAAAGCACCAATATTGATTAAACCCGGATTTTATGGTGGCGAAACTAATATTATGGGCAATGTTAGTTCACAGTTTATTTCATCAATTTTAATTTCCTCTCCATTGTCTAAACATGGTGTTGGATTATATGTTTTGCAGGAATTTAAATCAAAACCTTATGTTGATATGACATTGGAGATTATGGGCAAATTCGGAGTTAAATTAAATAAATCCCGCCATTTAAAACATGAAACATGTAATAAGGAATATCAGACTTGCAGAATTGATGAGTTTAAAATTACCAAACAAGATTATGTCGCTTGTGACTACACTGTTGAAGGAGACTATTCCTCAGCATCTTATTTACTTGCATTAATCGCAATTCATGGCGGAAAAGCTAAAATTAAAAATTTATTTAGAAATTCTAAACAAGGTGATAAATATATTCTGAATATTCTTCAAAAGATGGGTGCAACTGTTATTTATGGTGAGGACTATGTTGAAATCGCATCAAACGGAAATTTGAAAGCTATTGATGTTGATTTGTCAAATGCTCCTGATTTATTAATTACTGTTGCAGTTTTAGCAGCACTGGCTGAAGGAACAACAAACATTACAGGTGTTGCTCATGCAAGAGTGAAAGAAACAGACAGAATCGATACAACTTGCCGTGAATTGGAAAAATTGGGTTGCAGATTAGAAGAGCATGAAGACGGAATGAGCATAACCGGAGGGGTTTCCTCAGGTATTGTTGATTCACATGGGGACCACAGGCTTGCAATGGCGTTTTCATTGATTGGGCTAAAACATGATATTGAAATTACTGATGGGGAAGTATTTGATGTTTCATTTCCCAATTTCATTGAGTCAATGGCAAAACTCGGTTTTGAACTGGAGTTGGTTGAATGA
- the nth gene encoding endonuclease III, translated as MNKEERVIKLIENLEGIFEIRTFLNHDPYKVLVRTILSQRTRDENTDQATNNLFDKYKDIYEVVEAPIDDIKGLIRPAGFYNVKASRIQEVSQILIDQYGGEVPDTVNELVKLPGVGRKTANCVMVFAFELPAIPVDTHVHRISNRLGLVDTKNPDDTEVELTKITPKELWIKLNDLMVQFGQNICKPISPDCEICPCSEICDYFRENI; from the coding sequence ATGAATAAGGAAGAACGTGTAATTAAATTAATTGAGAATCTGGAAGGTATTTTTGAGATAAGAACATTTCTTAATCATGACCCCTATAAAGTATTAGTCAGAACTATTCTTTCTCAAAGAACCCGTGATGAGAATACTGATCAGGCTACCAATAATCTGTTTGACAAATATAAAGACATTTATGAAGTTGTTGAAGCTCCAATTGATGATATAAAAGGATTAATAAGGCCTGCGGGTTTTTATAATGTAAAAGCTTCAAGAATTCAAGAAGTATCTCAAATCCTAATTGACCAATATGGCGGGGAAGTTCCAGACACGGTAAACGAGCTGGTAAAACTTCCGGGTGTTGGCAGAAAAACTGCAAACTGCGTTATGGTTTTTGCTTTTGAGCTTCCGGCAATTCCTGTAGATACTCATGTTCACAGAATTTCAAATAGATTGGGTTTAGTGGATACTAAAAATCCTGATGATACTGAAGTTGAACTTACTAAAATCACTCCTAAAGAATTATGGATTAAATTGAATGATTTGATGGTTCAGTTTGGCCAGAATATCTGTAAACCCATCTCACCTGATTGCGAAATCTGTCCGTGCAGTGAAATCTGCGATTATTTTAGAGAAAATATTTAA
- the cysK gene encoding cysteine synthase A has translation MVNIPELKRGVLDSVIDAIGNTPIIKLNNLTKDLDAEIDVKMESFNPTGSVKDRVAVSMIEDAEEKGLLKKGSVIIEPTSGNTGIGLGFAAAAKGYKLILTMPETMSIERRKLLAIFGAEIVLTPGSEGMGGAIKKAEELHKENPNSIILGQFDNEANVAIHYKTTGQEILRDTDGEVDYVVAGVGTGGTITGIGKALKEALPHVKIVAVEPEESQTLSKGIKGPHKIQGIGAGFVPSIYDSGVIDEVIPVPSEEAGKTLIELAKHEGIFTGISSGAATWAALQLAKRKENEGKRIIAILPDNGERYLSEEWLFK, from the coding sequence ATGGTAAATATTCCAGAATTAAAAAGAGGAGTGCTTGATAGCGTAATTGATGCTATTGGAAACACTCCAATTATAAAATTAAACAATTTAACAAAAGATTTAGATGCAGAAATTGATGTAAAAATGGAGTCATTCAACCCGACAGGCAGTGTTAAAGACCGTGTTGCTGTTTCAATGATTGAGGATGCAGAAGAGAAAGGACTGCTAAAGAAAGGCTCTGTCATCATCGAACCTACCAGTGGAAACACAGGTATTGGTTTAGGATTTGCTGCTGCTGCAAAAGGTTATAAATTAATACTGACAATGCCTGAAACAATGTCTATTGAAAGAAGAAAACTCTTGGCTATTTTTGGCGCTGAAATTGTATTAACACCAGGTTCTGAAGGTATGGGCGGAGCCATCAAAAAGGCTGAAGAATTGCATAAAGAAAACCCTAATTCAATAATTTTGGGCCAATTTGACAACGAAGCTAATGTAGCCATCCATTATAAAACAACCGGTCAGGAAATTTTAAGGGATACTGATGGAGAAGTTGATTATGTTGTTGCAGGAGTAGGGACTGGCGGAACCATAACAGGAATAGGTAAAGCTTTAAAAGAGGCGCTTCCTCATGTTAAAATTGTTGCTGTTGAGCCGGAAGAGTCACAGACTTTATCCAAAGGTATTAAAGGACCTCATAAAATCCAGGGAATCGGTGCAGGGTTTGTTCCATCAATTTATGATTCTGGTGTAATTGATGAGGTTATTCCCGTACCTAGCGAGGAAGCCGGAAAAACATTAATTGAACTTGCTAAGCATGAGGGTATTTTTACAGGCATTTCTTCTGGAGCAGCAACCTGGGCTGCTTTGCAATTGGCTAAAAGAAAAGAAAATGAGGGCAAAAGAATAATAGCTATTTTACCGGATAACGGTGAGAGATACCTATCTGAAGAATGGTTATTTAAATAA
- the cysE gene encoding serine O-acetyltransferase, which yields MFKNLRDEIKAIKDKDPAARSTLEIFLCYPGFYALLMHRVSHWLWNHSFKLLARINSNIARSVTGIEIHPGATFGKRVFIDHGMGVVVGETTIVGDDVLIYQGVVLGGTSTEKTKRHPTIEKGVIVGAGAKVMGNITIGEYSKIGTGAVVLKDVPPESTCVGIPGRIVKRKGVPHERVDLDHDKLPDPVADAFRTIVKHLQENDEQIKILFDKNEICLADDSNDEQEDLENLFKK from the coding sequence ATGTTTAAAAATTTAAGGGATGAAATTAAAGCTATCAAAGATAAGGATCCGGCTGCAAGGTCAACATTGGAAATTTTCTTATGTTATCCTGGTTTTTATGCTTTATTAATGCATAGAGTGAGCCATTGGCTGTGGAATCATTCTTTCAAACTTTTGGCACGTATCAATTCCAATATAGCCAGATCTGTTACTGGTATTGAAATTCACCCCGGTGCAACATTTGGTAAACGAGTATTTATTGATCATGGTATGGGTGTTGTTGTTGGAGAAACAACAATTGTTGGCGATGATGTGCTAATTTATCAGGGTGTGGTTCTTGGAGGAACCAGTACTGAAAAGACTAAAAGACACCCGACTATTGAAAAAGGAGTTATTGTTGGTGCCGGTGCTAAAGTAATGGGTAATATTACTATTGGAGAGTATTCTAAAATTGGTACTGGTGCTGTTGTTTTAAAAGACGTTCCTCCTGAATCAACATGTGTAGGCATTCCAGGCCGTATTGTAAAACGTAAAGGTGTGCCTCATGAAAGAGTTGATTTAGACCATGATAAACTTCCGGACCCTGTTGCCGACGCATTTAGAACTATAGTAAAGCATCTTCAGGAAAATGATGAGCAAATCAAAATTTTATTTGATAAAAATGAGATATGCTTGGCTGATGATTCTAATGATGAACAGGAAGATTTGGAAAATTTGTTTAAGAAATAG
- a CDS encoding transcriptional regulator: MKPPCEIVVWYVIPAIRSELAKELLNLGMKQKDVSELMDITQPAVSQYITDKRGSGIRLDEDVREMIQTFANQLFEGEATKADLIPRTCKICNNVNISDVLKQLDIDKSHISEDCQSCLGSEIN; this comes from the coding sequence ATGAAGCCGCCTTGTGAAATTGTTGTATGGTATGTTATACCGGCTATTAGATCTGAATTAGCTAAAGAACTTTTAAATTTGGGAATGAAGCAAAAGGATGTTTCTGAACTTATGGATATTACTCAGCCTGCTGTGTCTCAATATATTACTGATAAGCGAGGTAGTGGAATTAGACTTGATGAAGATGTAAGGGAAATGATTCAAACATTTGCTAATCAGCTTTTTGAAGGTGAAGCTACTAAAGCAGATTTAATTCCGAGAACTTGTAAAATTTGTAATAATGTGAATATATCTGATGTATTAAAACAACTTGACATTGACAAATCACACATTAGTGAGGATTGCCAATCTTGTTTGGGTTCTGAGATAAATTAG
- the cysS gene encoding cysteine--tRNA ligase, with amino-acid sequence MDVYSTLTRSKENFVTINKNRVNLFVCGPTVYDDAHIGHGRTYISFDTIKRYLEYRGYAVFYIQNITDIDDKIINRSKESGIPADQLARKYEKRYIEDMNKLNVNNVNLFARATDHVDEILDQIQRLIDKGFAYETEDGVYFEIDKFPEFGKLSNRNVEELESHRDIAESAKKNPQDFALWKKRSGVDEPTWQSPWGDGRPGWHIEDTAITEYYFGPQYDAHGGGLDLIFPHHEAEITQMEAVSGKAPMVQFWLHTGFLNVNGEKMSKSLNNFITIRELLKDYEPDTFRFFVLSTHYRSPIDFSKDSLHQSERSLERIRKYYELLDVEADGNDYECDVLTSHKDEFFNSMDDDFNTPKAIAAIFGLINDTKNQLSALSDEDKIAIKTFLDDAAHIFGVSFEAEEVNAGSDDLLKLITDVRSELRANKQYELSDKIRDDLIALNYEIED; translated from the coding sequence ATGGACGTCTATTCAACTTTAACTCGCAGTAAAGAGAATTTTGTGACTATTAATAAAAATAGAGTTAACTTATTTGTATGCGGTCCTACTGTTTATGATGATGCTCATATTGGGCACGGTAGAACTTACATTTCATTTGATACAATAAAAAGATATTTGGAATACAGGGGTTATGCCGTATTTTATATTCAAAATATTACTGATATTGATGATAAAATCATTAACAGGTCAAAAGAAAGCGGCATTCCGGCAGACCAGTTGGCTCGCAAATATGAAAAGAGATACATTGAAGACATGAATAAATTAAATGTAAATAATGTTAATTTATTTGCAAGGGCAACTGATCATGTTGATGAAATTTTAGACCAAATTCAAAGATTGATTGACAAGGGATTTGCCTATGAAACTGAAGACGGAGTCTACTTTGAAATTGATAAGTTTCCGGAATTCGGCAAGCTCTCAAATAGGAATGTTGAAGAATTAGAATCCCATAGGGATATTGCAGAATCTGCCAAAAAGAATCCTCAGGACTTTGCACTTTGGAAAAAACGTAGTGGAGTGGATGAACCTACCTGGCAGTCTCCATGGGGCGACGGAAGGCCTGGATGGCACATTGAAGATACTGCAATAACAGAATATTACTTCGGACCCCAGTATGATGCTCACGGAGGAGGACTTGACTTAATATTTCCTCATCACGAAGCGGAAATTACTCAAATGGAGGCAGTTTCAGGAAAAGCTCCTATGGTGCAGTTCTGGTTACATACCGGATTTTTAAATGTTAATGGGGAAAAAATGTCAAAATCATTAAATAACTTCATTACAATCCGTGAATTGCTTAAAGATTACGAACCTGACACTTTCAGATTCTTTGTACTTTCAACTCACTACAGAAGTCCGATTGACTTTTCAAAAGATTCGCTTCACCAGTCTGAAAGAAGTTTGGAGAGGATTAGAAAATATTATGAACTTTTGGATGTTGAAGCTGACGGAAATGATTATGAATGTGATGTTTTAACTTCCCATAAAGATGAATTCTTCAATAGTATGGATGATGACTTTAACACTCCAAAGGCAATTGCAGCCATCTTTGGATTGATAAACGATACTAAAAATCAGTTATCTGCATTATCTGATGAAGATAAAATAGCCATTAAAACATTTTTAGATGATGCGGCACATATCTTCGGCGTCAGCTTTGAAGCTGAAGAGGTTAATGCCGGTTCAGATGATTTACTTAAATTGATTACTGATGTCAGGTCTGAGTTAAGAGCGAATAAGCAATATGAATTATCTGATAAGATTAGAGATGATTTAATAGCATTAAATTATGAAATTGAGGATTAG